In a single window of the Sphingosinicella microcystinivorans genome:
- a CDS encoding GNAT family N-acetyltransferase: MTIVPASARHGAAIEALLDDVFGSDRHGRTAYRLREGVRPVEGLSFVALDADGTLAGSIQLWPVEFAAESGAVQALTLLGPVAVAKDRQGTGIGAALMETAIAHAVAIGRDAIVLIGDPEYYGRFGFTAEATGAWAVPGPVERHRLLALLPEALAATLNTAGALRPAKALSAVRATTPARKGPRRAAAPAAA; this comes from the coding sequence ATGACCATCGTGCCCGCCAGCGCCCGGCACGGCGCTGCCATTGAAGCGCTTCTCGACGACGTATTCGGCTCGGACCGGCACGGCCGCACCGCCTATCGCCTGCGCGAGGGCGTGCGCCCGGTCGAGGGGCTGAGCTTCGTCGCGCTGGACGCGGACGGCACGCTCGCCGGCTCGATCCAGCTCTGGCCCGTCGAATTCGCTGCCGAAAGCGGCGCCGTGCAGGCGCTGACGCTGCTCGGGCCGGTCGCGGTGGCGAAGGACCGGCAGGGCACAGGCATCGGCGCCGCGCTGATGGAAACCGCGATCGCGCACGCCGTGGCGATAGGGCGGGACGCGATCGTGCTGATCGGCGACCCGGAATATTACGGCCGCTTCGGCTTCACGGCGGAGGCGACGGGGGCTTGGGCGGTACCGGGTCCGGTGGAGCGGCACCGCCTGCTCGCGCTGCTGCCGGAGGCGCTTGCGGCGACGCTGAACACCGCGGGCGCGCTGCGGCCCGCCAAGGCGCTCAGCGCCGTTCGCGCCACCACGCCAGCACGAAAAGGCCCGCGGCGAGCAGCAGCGCCAGCGGCGGCATGA
- a CDS encoding glutathione S-transferase family protein translates to MKLYGMNRAPNPRRVTIFLAEKGIPIEIEEVNVAEGANRTPEYLAVNPRGLVPALVLDDGTVIDESIAICRYFETLHPEPNLMGRDAKEAAVIECWQRRIEFDGLSTIASIYRNTQPLFANRAQPGGGPDTAQIPELAERGRLLLPGFFAMLNDRLGETPYVAGDRYTIADISAIVAIDFARWIKARIPENHANTLRWHAEVTERPSYAAG, encoded by the coding sequence ATGAAGCTCTACGGCATGAACCGCGCGCCCAATCCGCGCCGCGTCACCATCTTCCTCGCCGAGAAGGGCATCCCCATCGAGATCGAGGAGGTGAACGTCGCCGAGGGCGCCAACCGCACGCCCGAATACCTCGCCGTCAACCCGCGCGGCCTCGTCCCCGCGCTGGTGCTGGACGACGGCACGGTGATCGACGAATCGATCGCCATCTGCCGCTATTTCGAGACGCTGCACCCCGAGCCCAACCTGATGGGCCGCGATGCGAAGGAAGCCGCCGTTATCGAATGCTGGCAGCGCCGCATCGAGTTCGACGGCCTTTCCACCATCGCCTCCATTTACCGCAACACGCAGCCGCTGTTCGCGAACCGCGCGCAGCCCGGCGGCGGACCCGATACGGCGCAGATCCCCGAACTCGCCGAACGCGGACGGCTGCTGCTCCCCGGCTTCTTCGCCATGCTGAACGACCGCCTCGGCGAGACGCCCTACGTCGCCGGCGACCGCTACACGATCGCCGACATCAGCGCGATCGTCGCCATCGACTTCGCCCGCTGGATCAAGGCCCGCATCCCCGAGAACCACGCCAACACGCTGCGCTGGCACGCGGAGGTGACGGAACGGCCGAGCTACGCGGCGGGGTAA
- a CDS encoding F0F1 ATP synthase subunit B — MQQPAGEVTSVEVPPSVVETAHAEATAAHGEAEVHHEVFLGLDSYGWVGLAFVVFALLLWRLGAFTGIGGALDARGARIRAELDEAKALRAEAEALLAEHKRQQAAAEKDAEAIIAHARQEAGQIVAAAQKSAEAMVARRAAMAEAKIGAAERAAETELRARAANLATAAAAQIIEGSTDKAMKTKLTDAAISELDRRLH; from the coding sequence ATGCAGCAGCCCGCAGGGGAAGTGACGTCGGTGGAAGTGCCGCCGAGCGTCGTTGAGACGGCACATGCCGAAGCCACCGCCGCGCACGGCGAGGCGGAGGTCCACCACGAGGTCTTCCTCGGCCTCGACAGCTACGGCTGGGTCGGCCTCGCGTTCGTGGTGTTCGCGCTTCTGCTCTGGCGCCTCGGCGCGTTCACGGGCATCGGCGGCGCGCTCGACGCGCGCGGCGCCCGCATCCGCGCCGAGCTCGATGAAGCGAAGGCGCTGCGCGCGGAGGCCGAAGCCCTGCTCGCCGAGCACAAGCGCCAGCAGGCCGCCGCCGAGAAGGACGCGGAAGCGATCATCGCGCACGCCCGTCAGGAGGCCGGTCAGATCGTCGCCGCCGCGCAGAAGAGCGCCGAGGCGATGGTCGCCCGCCGCGCCGCGATGGCGGAGGCGAAGATCGGCGCTGCCGAACGCGCTGCGGAAACCGAACTGCGCGCCCGCGCCGCGAACCTCGCGACCGCTGCCGCCGCGCAGATCATCGAAGGTTCGACCGACAAGGCGATGAAGACGAAGCTCACCGACGCCGCGATCAGCGAACTGGATCGGCGGCTACACTAG
- a CDS encoding ATPase, with product MPQFDPSTALPQIAWLILVFGVLFLMMRGLLPRVEKVTEVRAKTIGDDLGAAEAAKLEAERVDAAYQADLAKARSSASSVVNDAKAAAARDTEARLAVVNAEAEQSLAAAEARIGDARVAAMAKLDAVAADAAADIVERLTGKRPEAADVDAALAAVAQG from the coding sequence ATGCCTCAATTTGATCCGAGTACGGCACTTCCGCAGATCGCCTGGCTGATCCTGGTGTTCGGCGTGCTGTTCCTGATGATGCGCGGCCTCCTGCCGCGCGTCGAGAAGGTCACGGAGGTCCGGGCGAAGACGATCGGCGACGATCTCGGCGCGGCCGAAGCGGCCAAGCTGGAGGCCGAGCGGGTCGACGCCGCCTATCAGGCCGATCTCGCGAAGGCGCGCTCCAGCGCGTCTTCGGTGGTGAACGACGCCAAGGCGGCGGCGGCGCGCGACACGGAAGCCCGGCTTGCCGTGGTGAACGCCGAAGCCGAGCAGAGCCTCGCCGCGGCGGAAGCCCGCATCGGCGATGCCCGCGTCGCCGCGATGGCGAAGCTCGATGCCGTTGCCGCGGACGCGGCGGCGGACATCGTGGAGCGGCTGACGGGCAAGCGCCCCGAGGCGGCTGACGTGGACGCCGCGCTTGCGGCCGTGGCACAGGGATGA
- a CDS encoding F0F1 ATP synthase subunit C, translating into MDAEAAKLLGAGIAAIGMGLAGVGVGIIFGMFLQGALRNPAAANAMRPNLLFGFAVTEALGIFSFLVALILLFVV; encoded by the coding sequence ATGGACGCAGAAGCAGCGAAACTCCTTGGTGCAGGCATCGCCGCCATCGGCATGGGCCTCGCCGGTGTCGGCGTGGGCATCATCTTCGGCATGTTCCTCCAGGGTGCGCTCCGCAACCCGGCGGCTGCCAACGCGATGCGCCCGAACCTGCTGTTCGGCTTCGCCGTGACGGAAGCGCTCGGCATCTTCTCGTTCCTCGTCGCGCTCATCCTCCTCTTCGTCGTCTGA
- a CDS encoding F0F1 ATP synthase subunit A, which translates to MASPLEQFQIKPIVPLEVAGNDVSFTNSAAFMLLALFLIWAFMFFGTRKAELVPGRWQSAVEAVHEFVVGMVDENIGPKGRPYVPFIFSLFIFILAANLIGLFPYSFTVTSHIAVTFAFAAFIFVACVLIGIAKHGFHWFSLFLPPGTPWFLAPLIILIEIISFLSRPVTLSVRLFANMTAGHILLKVFAGFVISLGLAGGIWAAVGVLPFAMNVALYALELLVAVVQAYVFALLTSVYLNDSINLSH; encoded by the coding sequence GTGGCGAGTCCGCTCGAACAGTTCCAGATCAAGCCGATCGTGCCGCTCGAAGTGGCCGGAAACGATGTCTCGTTCACGAACAGCGCCGCCTTCATGCTGCTGGCGCTTTTCCTCATCTGGGCCTTCATGTTCTTCGGAACGCGCAAGGCGGAGCTGGTGCCGGGCCGCTGGCAGTCCGCAGTCGAGGCCGTCCATGAATTCGTCGTCGGCATGGTCGACGAGAACATCGGCCCCAAGGGCCGCCCCTACGTGCCGTTCATCTTCTCGCTGTTCATCTTCATCCTCGCGGCGAACCTGATCGGCCTGTTTCCCTATTCCTTCACGGTGACGAGCCACATCGCGGTGACGTTCGCCTTTGCCGCGTTCATCTTCGTGGCGTGCGTGCTGATCGGCATCGCCAAGCACGGCTTCCACTGGTTCAGCCTGTTCCTGCCGCCGGGAACGCCGTGGTTCCTCGCGCCGCTGATCATCCTCATCGAGATCATCTCGTTCCTGTCGCGCCCGGTGACGCTGTCGGTTCGTCTGTTCGCGAACATGACCGCGGGCCACATCCTGCTGAAGGTGTTCGCGGGCTTCGTCATCAGCCTCGGCCTTGCGGGCGGCATCTGGGCGGCGGTGGGCGTGCTGCCGTTCGCGATGAACGTGGCGCTCTACGCGCTCGAGCTGCTGGTCGCGGTGGTGCAGGCCTACGTCTTCGCGCTGCTCACCAGCGTGTACCTGAACGACTCGATCAACCTTTCGCATTGA
- a CDS encoding AtpZ/AtpI family protein — protein MTDPRPTKTSTSFEERLAEAKRRANPEPDPMQVAGSAFGQGTRLAIEVVAATLVGGFIGYWVDRWLGTSPWGLLALFTLGLGTGFYNLVRVVNAEAAKVSQDELDALPKVPDDDDEER, from the coding sequence GTGACCGACCCACGCCCGACCAAGACAAGCACCTCGTTCGAGGAGCGTCTGGCCGAGGCGAAGCGGCGGGCAAATCCGGAACCGGACCCCATGCAGGTTGCAGGGTCGGCGTTCGGGCAGGGTACACGGCTGGCGATCGAGGTTGTTGCCGCGACGCTGGTCGGCGGTTTCATCGGCTACTGGGTCGACCGGTGGCTGGGGACATCGCCCTGGGGGCTTCTGGCGCTCTTCACGTTGGGTCTCGGCACGGGGTTCTATAACCTCGTGCGCGTCGTCAACGCGGAAGCGGCCAAGGTTTCGCAGGACGAGCTCGACGCTCTGCCCAAGGTGCCCGATGACGATGATGAGGAGCGTTAG
- a CDS encoding chromosome segregation SMC family protein, translated as MHFRRLRLAGFKSFVDPVELRIEDGLTGVVGPNGCGKSNLLEAIRWVMGESSAKSMRGGGMEDVIFAGTDRRPARDAAHVTLHLDNSTRRAPAQFNDSDDLEIVRHIERGLGSAYRINGRDVRQKDVQLLFADAATGAHSPALVSQGRIGAIIAAKPQDRRLLLEEAAGIAGLHVRRKDAEQRLRAAESNLTRLDDVLQGLSTQASNLKRQARQAERYKKLSEQIRIAEAMLLYAKATEASADANAAKAEAEALRARIEEATRLGAAISARQADAAANLPPLREAEAEAAAILQRLKLSRDSLNAELNEVERRRREAEARREAAERDIAREDALHHDANAALERLAAEDAAIAARLAEAEAALGPAQARIADLESVVEADQRMLADALAAQAEAQGQRRAVEAELSALRSQIARAESEKTRTLAAQAAAAQGDDAGERLIAAEARAKDAEVEAERASAAIATGEERRAGAETARETAQAKRGEAQAALSALAGERQSLERSLAASRAGDAEPLIDRVRVVKGFEAAFAASLGDDTAAPVGGEGGRRWAGAAKGEWDPALPAGARPLSEVIEAPEELARRAAQIGVVDDDMLDRLAAKLSVGQRLVTTEGRMVRWDGFRTEAGDGSAAAEKLRQRNRLAEVEALLPDAEAAVEAAETELAAARAVVAETASAIDGERQALRRAEAARAEATRAISQLAGEVERRAAQLEAFAAAVTRANDQIAECSEKVQGLDAALLEVPAAEGLTEAVTAARNAADAHRSDLAMARAEHVALQRGLDGDKARREAITAEREAWERRISGSAAQREELAARVAAANATIAEIADVPAAIAERQARLAGDLADAEAARQAAADRLAEAEGSLRTIDGEAREATEILSTLREERGRIEVRVENCEHRRTELNRLSVERFQCSPQMLPARFEFSDENMEDTETLSSGLDRLTGERERMGPVNLRADVELEEIETTLTTSTAEREELETAIARLRGSIGSLNREGRARLLTAFEEVNRHFGDLFTSLFGGGEARLELIESDDPLEAGLEIMAQPPGKKLQSLTLLSGGEQALTAVALIFALFLTNPAPICVLDEVDAPLDDANIERFCDLLDRMTTLTDTRFLIVTHNAVTMSRMHRLYGVTMGEKGVSQLVSVDLGRAETLLAAE; from the coding sequence GTGCATTTCAGGCGGCTTAGACTCGCCGGATTCAAATCCTTCGTCGATCCTGTCGAACTCAGGATCGAGGACGGGTTGACGGGCGTCGTCGGCCCGAACGGCTGCGGCAAGTCCAACCTCCTTGAAGCCATCCGCTGGGTGATGGGCGAATCGAGCGCGAAGTCGATGCGCGGCGGCGGCATGGAGGACGTGATCTTCGCCGGAACCGACCGGCGCCCGGCGCGCGACGCCGCGCACGTCACGCTCCACCTCGACAACAGCACACGCCGCGCCCCTGCCCAGTTCAACGATTCGGACGACCTTGAAATCGTCCGCCACATCGAGCGCGGGCTCGGTTCCGCCTACCGGATCAACGGCCGCGACGTGCGTCAGAAGGACGTGCAACTGCTGTTCGCCGACGCGGCCACCGGCGCGCATTCGCCCGCGCTCGTCAGCCAGGGCCGCATCGGCGCGATCATCGCCGCGAAGCCGCAGGACCGGCGCCTGCTACTTGAGGAAGCCGCGGGCATCGCCGGGCTGCACGTGCGCCGCAAGGACGCCGAGCAGCGGCTGCGCGCGGCGGAATCGAACCTCACCCGGCTCGACGACGTGTTGCAGGGGCTGAGCACGCAGGCTTCCAACCTGAAGCGGCAGGCGCGGCAGGCGGAGCGTTACAAGAAGCTCTCCGAACAGATCAGGATCGCCGAGGCGATGCTGCTCTACGCGAAGGCGACCGAGGCGTCCGCCGACGCGAACGCCGCCAAGGCCGAAGCGGAAGCGCTGCGCGCACGGATCGAGGAAGCGACGCGGCTCGGCGCGGCGATCTCGGCGCGGCAGGCGGACGCCGCCGCGAACCTGCCGCCGCTGCGCGAGGCCGAGGCCGAAGCGGCCGCGATCCTCCAGCGCCTGAAGCTCTCGCGCGATTCGCTGAACGCCGAGCTCAACGAGGTCGAACGCCGCCGCCGCGAGGCGGAGGCGCGGCGCGAGGCGGCGGAGCGCGACATCGCGCGCGAGGATGCGCTGCACCACGACGCCAACGCCGCGCTCGAACGGCTGGCCGCGGAGGACGCCGCGATCGCCGCCCGGCTCGCCGAGGCGGAAGCGGCGCTCGGCCCGGCGCAGGCGCGCATCGCGGACCTCGAATCGGTCGTCGAGGCGGACCAGCGCATGCTTGCCGACGCGCTCGCCGCGCAGGCCGAGGCGCAGGGCCAGCGCCGCGCCGTCGAGGCCGAGCTATCGGCGCTGCGCTCGCAGATCGCGCGAGCCGAATCGGAGAAGACGCGGACGCTCGCGGCGCAGGCCGCCGCCGCGCAGGGCGACGACGCGGGCGAGCGGCTGATCGCCGCCGAGGCCCGTGCGAAGGACGCAGAGGTCGAGGCCGAGCGCGCGTCCGCCGCGATCGCGACCGGCGAGGAACGCCGCGCCGGGGCGGAGACCGCGCGCGAGACGGCGCAGGCGAAGCGCGGCGAGGCGCAGGCGGCGCTTTCGGCGCTCGCCGGCGAGCGGCAGTCGCTCGAACGCTCGCTGGCGGCAAGCCGCGCGGGCGACGCCGAGCCGCTGATCGACCGCGTGCGCGTGGTGAAGGGATTCGAGGCGGCGTTCGCGGCCTCGCTCGGCGACGACACGGCGGCGCCCGTGGGCGGCGAGGGCGGTCGCCGCTGGGCGGGCGCGGCGAAGGGCGAATGGGACCCGGCGCTTCCGGCGGGCGCGCGGCCACTGTCCGAGGTGATCGAGGCGCCCGAGGAACTGGCGCGGCGCGCGGCGCAGATCGGCGTCGTCGACGACGACATGCTGGACCGGCTGGCGGCGAAGCTGTCGGTCGGCCAGCGGCTGGTGACGACCGAAGGCCGCATGGTCCGCTGGGACGGCTTCCGCACGGAAGCGGGCGACGGCAGCGCGGCGGCGGAGAAGCTGCGCCAGCGCAACCGGCTCGCCGAGGTCGAGGCGCTGCTGCCGGATGCCGAGGCCGCCGTGGAGGCCGCGGAGACCGAGCTTGCCGCCGCGCGCGCCGTCGTCGCCGAAACCGCGTCCGCCATCGACGGCGAGCGGCAGGCGCTGCGCCGGGCGGAAGCCGCGCGCGCCGAGGCGACCAGGGCGATCTCGCAGCTCGCGGGCGAGGTCGAACGCCGCGCCGCGCAGCTCGAAGCCTTCGCGGCCGCCGTGACGCGCGCCAACGACCAGATCGCCGAATGCAGCGAGAAGGTGCAGGGGCTCGACGCGGCGCTTCTGGAGGTTCCCGCCGCCGAGGGACTGACCGAAGCGGTGACGGCGGCGCGCAATGCCGCCGACGCGCACCGCTCCGACCTCGCCATGGCGCGCGCCGAGCATGTCGCGCTCCAGCGCGGGCTCGACGGCGACAAGGCGCGGCGCGAGGCGATCACCGCCGAGCGCGAGGCGTGGGAGCGCCGCATCTCCGGCAGCGCCGCGCAGCGCGAGGAACTCGCCGCGCGAGTCGCCGCTGCGAACGCGACCATCGCCGAGATCGCCGACGTGCCCGCCGCCATCGCCGAGCGCCAGGCGCGGCTCGCGGGCGACCTTGCCGACGCCGAGGCCGCGCGGCAGGCGGCGGCGGACCGGCTGGCGGAAGCCGAAGGGAGCCTCCGCACCATCGACGGCGAGGCACGCGAGGCGACCGAGATCCTCTCGACGCTGCGCGAGGAGCGCGGGCGCATCGAGGTGCGGGTCGAGAACTGCGAGCACCGGCGCACGGAACTCAACCGCCTGTCGGTCGAGCGCTTCCAGTGCTCGCCGCAGATGCTCCCGGCGCGCTTCGAATTCAGCGACGAGAACATGGAGGACACGGAAACCCTGTCCTCCGGGCTCGACCGGCTGACCGGCGAGCGCGAGCGCATGGGGCCGGTGAACCTGCGCGCCGACGTCGAGCTCGAGGAGATCGAGACGACGCTCACGACATCGACCGCCGAGCGCGAGGAACTGGAAACCGCCATCGCCCGCCTGCGCGGCAGCATCGGCTCGCTGAACCGCGAAGGCCGCGCGCGGCTCCTCACGGCGTTCGAGGAGGTGAACCGCCACTTCGGCGACCTCTTCACCAGCCTGTTCGGCGGCGGCGAGGCGCGGCTCGAACTCATCGAATCGGACGATCCGCTGGAAGCAGGCCTCGAGATCATGGCGCAGCCGCCGGGCAAGAAGCTGCAATCGCTGACGCTGCTTTCGGGCGGCGAGCAGGCGCTGACGGCCGTCGCGCTGATCTTCGCGCTGTTCCTGACGAATCCGGCGCCGATCTGCGTGCTCGACGAGGTCGACGCGCCGCTCGACGACGCCAATATCGAACGTTTCTGCGATCTTCTCGACCGCATGACGACGCTCACCGACACGCGATTCCTCATCGTGACGCACAACGCCGTGACGATGAGCCGGATGCACCGCCTGTACGGCGTGACGATGGGCGAAAAGGGCGTCAGCCAGCTCGTTTCCGTCGACCTCGGACGCGCCGAAACGCTGCTCGCGGCGGAGTGA
- a CDS encoding thioredoxin domain-containing protein — protein MLGAVAVLSACGQESSEAAGNKADSAPKAAAPDAPAAKSNWVETVAATPDGGFSIGNPDAPVKLVEFASLTCPHCRDFHEMAMPTIKGQYIATGKVYYEFRNFVLNPADYGATMLARCQGPGAFFGLTDAFFKNQQTWIEPFTKLTEVQTASLQSMSPDDQVVTYAKLGGLDGFVRARGIPEAKFRACLTDAQQRGQLEAIRKAAVEQYKVTGTPAFALNGKGLEGVHSWADLEPLLKDAVK, from the coding sequence TTGCTTGGCGCCGTCGCAGTGCTTTCCGCCTGCGGGCAGGAATCGTCCGAAGCCGCCGGAAACAAGGCCGACAGCGCGCCGAAGGCGGCTGCGCCTGATGCGCCTGCCGCGAAGTCCAACTGGGTGGAGACGGTGGCGGCGACGCCGGACGGCGGCTTCAGCATCGGCAACCCCGACGCGCCGGTGAAGCTCGTCGAGTTCGCCTCGCTCACCTGCCCGCACTGCCGCGATTTCCATGAAATGGCGATGCCGACCATCAAGGGCCAGTACATCGCCACCGGCAAGGTCTATTACGAGTTCCGCAACTTCGTGCTGAACCCGGCGGACTACGGCGCCACCATGCTCGCGCGCTGCCAGGGGCCGGGCGCGTTCTTCGGGCTCACCGACGCGTTCTTCAAGAACCAGCAGACGTGGATCGAGCCGTTCACCAAGCTCACCGAGGTGCAGACCGCGTCGCTGCAATCCATGTCGCCGGACGATCAGGTCGTCACCTACGCGAAGCTCGGCGGGCTCGACGGCTTCGTGCGCGCGCGCGGCATTCCGGAAGCGAAGTTCCGCGCCTGCCTCACCGACGCGCAGCAGCGCGGCCAGCTCGAGGCGATCCGCAAGGCCGCTGTCGAACAGTACAAGGTGACGGGCACGCCCGCGTTCGCGCTGAACGGCAAGGGGCTGGAGGGCGTGCACAGCTGGGCGGACCTCGAGCCGCTGCTCAAGGACGCCGTGAAGTAG